A single region of the Triticum dicoccoides isolate Atlit2015 ecotype Zavitan chromosome 2B, WEW_v2.0, whole genome shotgun sequence genome encodes:
- the LOC119364717 gene encoding serine/threonine-protein kinase OXI1-like: MTAQALAPPPPEPHQLSLADLRAVSVLGRGAKGVVFHVVPEGEGSDGDVAMALKAVSREAARHKKSGGSGGGGAGDGHRRIWFERDVLLALRHPLLPALRGVLATDAVVGFAIDRCGGGDLNSLRRRQTEKMFSDSVIRFYAAELVLALEYLHSIGIVYRDLKPENVLIQDSGHIMLVDFDLSTRLPILPPEQDAPKPAPVPSSPSPNTGKPKKPAMCFRFRSGGATKPAVSADSPSPPSTSRTASSSSTSSTTTTASSTVSGARTPAKSNSFVGTEDYVAPEIIAGSGHDFIVDWWGLGVVLYEMLYGRTPFRGQNRKETFYRVLTKQPELVGEKTPLRDLIARLLEKDPAKRIGARGIKAHPFFHGVDWDRILRVARPPYIPALPQNEDGGEVLDVEKVVHETFAASDVEAAAAAAAGGDEKKPSPETETGGGDDGERRMMDPSKDGDFSVFF; the protein is encoded by the exons ATGACGGCGCAggcgctcgcgccgccgccgccggagccgcaccAGCTCAGCCTGGCCGACCTCAGGGCCGTCTCCGTGCTCGGCCGCGGCGCCAAGGGCGTCGTCTTCCACGTCGTGCCCGAGGGCGAGGGCAGCGACGGCGACGTCGCCATGGCGCTCAAGGCGGTGTCGCGGGAGGCCGCGCGGCACAAGAAGAGCGGCgggagcggtggcggcggcgccgggGACGGACACCGGAGGATCTGGTTCGAGCGCGACGTGCTCCTGGCCCTGCGCCACCCGCTGCTCCCCGCCCTCCGCGGCGtcctcgccaccgacgccgtcgtcGGCTTCGCCATCGACcgctgcggcggcggcgacctcaactccctccgccgccgccagacCGAGAAGATGTTCTCCGATTCCGTCATACG GTTCTACGCGGCGGAGCTGGTGCTGGCTCTCGAGTACCTGCACAGCATCGGCATCGTCTACCGGGACCTCAAGCCGGAGAACGTCCTGATACAGGACAGCGGCCACATCATGCTCGTCGACTTCGACCTCTCCACGAGACTCCCGATTCTGCCGCCGGAGCAGGACGCCCCCAAACCTGCGCCCGTCCCTAGCTCGCCGTCCCCGAACACCGGGAAGCCCAAGAAGCCGGCCATGTGCTTCCGGTTCCGTTCAGGCGGCGCCACAAAGCCGGCCGTGTCTGCagactcgccgtcgccgccgtccacctcGCGGACAGCCTCCTCGTCCTCCACCTCATCAACGACCACCACGGCCTCCTCCACGGTCTCCGGCGCGCGCACGCCGGCCAAGTCGAACTCGTTCGTGGGCACGGAGGACTACGTGGCGCCGGAGATCATCGCCGGGAGCGGGCACGACTTCATCGTGGACTGGTGGGGCCTGGGCGTGGTCCTCTACGAGATGCTCTACGGGCGCACGCCGTTCCGGGGCCAGAACCGCAAGGAGACCTTCTACCGCGTGCTCACCAAGCAGCCGGAGCTGGTGGGCGAGAAGACGCCGCTGCGCGACCTCATCGCCCGCCTCCTGGAGAAGGACCCGGCGAAGCGCATCGGCGCGCGCGGCATCAAGGCGCACCCCTTCTTCCACGGCGTCGACTGGGACCGCATCCTCCGCGTGGCGCGCCCGCCCTACATCCCGGCCCTGCCCCAGAACGAGGACGGCGGCGAGGTGCTCGACGTCGAGAAGGTCGTGCACGAGACGTTCGCGGCCAGCGACGTcgaggccgcggcggcggcggcggcggggggcgaCGAGAAGAAGCCTTCGCCGGAGACGGAGACGGGCGGGGGCGACGACGGTGAGCGGAGGATGATGGATCCGTCGAAAGACGGCGATTTCTCCGTGTTTTTCTGA